The Gossypium raimondii isolate GPD5lz chromosome 2, ASM2569854v1, whole genome shotgun sequence genome segment GCAGGACATGGTGAGCTGGTAATGGATAATTTTGGACAGTTTGAACTAGTTCAAAATAGAAACTCATTTTCATGAAAAGTGACATGTcttaatatataaattcttCCTGAAGAATCTCTACACTTATAGCATTTATGTTAAGAGGAATATCctaaaaaaatacaatgaatGGATCTAAACTGTAATTTGTTGGTGTTGTATGGTTTGAGGTTAGGAAAGCATAAGCAGCCAAAAACTCTAAGAAACAAGTAGTTGGGTTTTACTTGAAATAGTTTTTCATAGGGAGAGACATTACCTAGAGGTTGAGAAGGTAACTGATTTATCAAGAACACTACACTGTTGAATGCTTCATGCTAGTAGTACAAGGGCTGTGATGCATAGGCAAGCATGGAGAGGCATGTTTCAACGATCTATCTGTGCTTTCTCTCAACCAAACCATTCTGCTTAGACGTACAAGGACATGTGATTCTATGAGCAATCCCCTTTTGAGTAACAAAACCACCTTAATTCTTGAAACTCTCCTCCCCCAATAGTTTGAATAGCCTTGAGTTTATTACCAAAGCATCTCTCAGCTTGTTGAAGGAACTGAGGAAACACTGCAACCacatcttaatttttatttaagaagtAAACCCAAGTGTATTGTGTATAAGCATCTATGAAGGTAACATAGTAAGCAAAACCATTCAAGTGAACTGGGGCAGGTACCCAAATATCAGTAGCCGCCATTTGAAGTGGAGAAGTATATGCAGAGAAAATAGTAGAAAATGGTTGTTTATGCTCTTTTCCCGAATGACAAGACACACAAGCAACAGTTTTATTATCAGAAAATGACATATTACAATGATGCAAGGCTTTCTTTAATTTAGCCAAACAAGGGTGGCCTAGTCTAGAGTGTCATACATTCAAAGGTACAATATGATCAATAGTAAAACACTGAGCTAATTTATCAATCATCAAAGGCTTTGAGGTATTAAGCAGATTCAACTTGTAAAGGCGATTGTAAACTAAACCTTGTAGCAGCACTTCTCTCGTTCTAAAGTCATGAACTTGAAACCTGTTTGGAAAGAACTCAAACAGAGCCTGATTGTCCTTTGTAAATTTGGACACAGACGTCAAGTTTTTAGTGATGTTAGGTACAAATAAGAGAGATTACATGTATAGTGTGAGAGAGCAAGTAAGTAAGGATGATTGACTAGTGCGAATAATGTGTAGGGCAGCACTAGTACCTACATAGACCATACTTGAGCCACTATATGAAGTGCTTTCACTCATTGAGGTAGCAAAATGAGTAAGATGATGAGTAACACCAGAATCCAAATACTAGGTATTGTCTCCTACAGTGTTAGAAGTTGCTACATAAGCTTGAGAGTTGGAGGGTGCTGCAGGAACATTCATAGGTTGTGTTGATGAATGAAATGGATATGTCAAATTCTAAGGTGTTGGAAGAGGGAAAATCCAACTGCCTTGAGAGTTCAATACAGGAGAAAAAATAGACATAGGTGAGCTAGAATGTGGCCGCCAAGGAGAAATTGGAACCCCATTGCCAAACATACACATGTTGGCTTATGGAGGAGGCCTTTATGTTTGACTTTTATAGCTTGTATCAAACCGATGATAGCAACGATCCACAAGATGACCAGTCTTCCAACATAATTGACATGGAATACGCGAGCTAGATGAATGGCCACGTCTACGACCTCATGCAGGTGTTGAGTTGAGATGATACGATAGTTGCCGAGAACTATCAGTGGATTCAACTAGACGATTTGTAACCATATTGGCTGAACTGGACATATCAACTATTGTAGCTTGTAAATTTGTTTCAGCATCAAGAAACATGGTTGTAATTGCCCAAACACCATACAAGACCTGACTTGATGTGATGATAGTTACAACTGCCTCGTATTTAGGAGAAAGCCCATTTAGAATTGCAATGACATGTTTATATTAACCTAGTATACCAACCCTTGACCATAGTTGACCCTTCACGATTATTCACCCAAGTATACCAACCcttgatcattttaatatcaaCCGAGGAAAGCTCCTCAATGATGTTGCAAAAATCATCCATTAAAGCTTTAGACTTCCTACACCAACAATCCAAATTTCATTGACCATACCCCCCACTCTTTTAAGCATATTCCACGAGTCATTTCTCTGGTTTAGGTCTGCATGCCCGTAGAACCCCATAAATCTAAATGATCTCTGGTCCTCCAGCTGAATCACCGAGTCTATATGGTGCCGCGAATAATTCTGAATATCAACTTTGATCCCATCTTTCCATAACATCGCGAGACCCCCACTCTGCCCAACAAAGTCAACAGCCAAAGCATCTGTCTTAGCGACATTAATCTCGCACCCTAGTAATTTTGTTAGAATGTAGTTTAGTTtcacatagaaaaataacatttgGGTCATTAGCAACAAGAAGTTGCTTAAGGGCTCGAACTGTCACAGGGTTTTCGAGCCTATGACTGTTCCAACATAAGAGTTTCATGGATCTTGGCAAGGCTGGTCGCCAACCACTGCTTTACCAGGTAAGATACAATTCATAAGTTTTCTTCAAACAATTTTAGCTGGACTTTCATCCACATTCTCCCCATTTCCGTcccttattctttttcttttaccctTGTTTCTTCCTCCTCCATCACACATAAGTCTTGCATAGCGTTTCTCTATGGTTGATCCCGATTCTGAGTCCTCCTCCCCACCtttaattttctctttctctttaaGGCCCATAAGTTCTGACTCATCCCCACTTCGTTTCTTTCCTTCATTTGTCTCAGTGTTAGCTTCCACCTTAATCTCAATTATTTCCACTCCATTCCTCCAGTTCCCTCGATTCTGTCCATTTCCATTCAGTTGCCCCTGAGCCAATTACTATACTGGAGTTTGTTCTCTCATTAATCCACACCTTCGACTTGTTTAACACATTTTTGTGTTGTGTGCCCAACAATCCCACAAATGTAATAGAAAACAGGAAGCTGTTCGTATTTAATAGCACAGACAATCTCTTTCTCTTCACTCCCTACGAAGTAAACCACCCTCCGAAGGGGTTTTGAGATATATATCTATCCATTTAAACTCTTGGAAGATTGACTTATCCATTTCATTGGAAATGCTGATacaattttagcttaattttcCATGCTACTatattattctttgtttttaacttcttctcttttaatatgtttaattgtttcagataattataaatcataaaaaaaatcaatatagtCACATTTGTTTAACAAAGAACCCTATTACTTTTatctcttatttttaatattgtacaaaaaaaactaaaatatattatatattatatatttctttaaaataaataaattcttccACAAAGTATTAtagatttatataaaaatacatcataattaattaattagccGTGTATGCAAACTAGGTACGATGGAAGTGGAAGAAGGTTGGCGCAATTGTTAGGGCCCAAGACATTATGCGTGTAGTTATGAGATGAAAAACCGAATGAAACAGGCCGTGTGAGTGTGGTGGCACTCGCGACACGTTGTTCTGTTTTATTACCAGAAACCCAATCTCCTCCCTTGTTCTAGACTCTTCCAAATTACACCTAATAATAATCTTGTCTTATATTTTAGTTgacttattaattttattttaaaaaataactcatgtcagaaaataataatacactttacaaaaaatgggaaaataagggagaatcccaaaataaaatagtgaaattatagcaTCACCATTGTTGTTGTTCTCAAATACCCCTAAAAATGCTTCGAAGCCTTACGCTTACcacttcttcttcctcttcttctctgGTCGCTAAACCTTTCTTTTCTCATTCTCCCAAGCTTCCCCACTCCTTCTCTCCTCCCTCTCTCCCTTTCCCTCAAACCAGACGATCCATTTCCCTTCACACACGCCCCATGAACATCCTCAAAAATCTAGGCTTCGGAGCCAACAACAAGCCTTCCCCGTCCATGGAGGGTTCCTCCATCGCTCAGGGTCCAGACGACGACGTCCCTGCTCCTGGTCAACAGTTTGCACAGTTCGGCGCGGGTTGCTTTTGGGGTGTTGAATTGGCCTTCCAGAGAGTTCCAGGGGTGACGAAAACGGAGGTGGGGTATAGCCAAGGGTTTATGCATAATCCTAGCTATGAAGACGTGTGTACGGGGTCCACCAACCATAATGAAGTTGTGAGGGTTCAGTATGACCCTAAAGAGTGTAGCTTTGACACTTTGCTTGATGTATTCTGGGCTCGCCATGATCCTACTACCCTCAACCGCCAGGTGGGTTCTTAATTCTTATGATAGCAAAAAAGAATTGGGATTTTTTAATGGTTAATTATTAATGGTTAATCAGTTGGCAGGGGAATGATGTGGGAACACAGTATAGATCTGGTATATACTTCTACACACCGGAGCAGGAGATGGCAGCACGGGAGTCCATGGAAAAACAACAGAAACTCTTGAACCGAAAGATTGTTTCCGAGATTCTGCCTGCCAAGAAGTTCTATCGAGCAGAGGAATATCACCAGCAGTACCTTGCCAAAGGAGGTCGATTCGGTTTTAAACAATCTGCTGAGAAAGGGTGCAATGATCCTATCCGATGCTACGGCTAAGTTCCCATTACTCTATATATAGTTTTTAGCTTATGATTGTTTACAGTTTTCTGCTTTTGCCTGTCACTAGCATATTACATCctatttttcttattgaaaTTGGAAAGAGTGCCTGCTTATTTATGTATGTAGTGAACATGGATTTGTAATTATTTACAGTCCCGAATCcagtatctatattttgttaattaatgtTATAGGGTTTCATGTTTAACTTCAATTTGCGATTATGTATTAGTACTGAAATGAACTCCATTGTGAATACTTGGTGGACAAGGTTTTCAAACCCAACCCCAATTTTGCCCGAGCCCAATTAACCATAAACCTACCTAGGTCCAACCTCAGCTACCCAAACACAACCAAACCCAAATCCAAACAGAACCAGACCCAACTAGCCTAAACCCGAGCCTAATTACATCAAACCCAAATGGCCCTAACCCAGCAAACTCGGAGCCCAATAGCCCAGGCCCAACTTCATAAAAAATATCTGCCCCTTGACTTTTGGCCCTCTACCATTGCCGCCACCGCCGCCGGACGTCCCATCCGCGTCCATCACCGCCCATCCACTTGCGCCGCCAGACCTGCAAACAAACAAGAGAAGTAGCAGAAACAAGCAGCAGCAAGTGGGGGGATTTTGTAATGAAAAAGgctatataaaaagccattttttttgtaatgaaGGGCGAGGAGAACaaatgtaaagaaaaaatatattgagaAATCAATACAAGAATcgcaaaaatttaaaaaaaggtgTTCTTCCTTTTTATTCCTGTTTTcgagtttgttttttttctttctttttttttcaatcatatatatacatatatatatataaaatagtttatatttacggaaaatacaaaaaaaagtgaatttttacctttttgaatttttcggCCATCGGGAGCGACGACGTCGACGGTGGAGCTTCACTGGTCCCTTGGCTGGATTTTTGGAGAGGAGAGgggattttgagagaaaaatcagttttttttttaagagaaagggcagaaaatgaagtttaaaacttttttttgatTTATAAAGGTATtagaaacgacgccgttttgcctTTAGGGGTCAGGTGCCAAAACGACGACGTTTGGCCTCGACCATGTGATGTTTCCGACTACGGGGAGGATCCGTGTTTTCTAAAGGggatatttatgtgcagtcccCTTTTTTCAATAGATTACAACTTGGTCctatttcattgttttcttttattttggatcTAGCCTCAagttttacttttgtttcattttagtcctttgaaGTCTTGCGTTTTAGAATTATGGTTTATTCTTGTTTGGTCCTTCCTTTTTGTGCGTGTCGTAATTGGATCcttcttgttatttattatttcgaATTGGCCCTGTATCTTCGTtcttatttcgatttaatcctttttagcatcttttattatttagtcaattgtttttaacattattacttttaataataatattattattattattattattattatcattattataattgcCCTTATATATATAcgcttttttatatatatacatatattttttatatacttacaCACATactttttgtaatatatatgtacacttacatattcttcattttttaatatgtattttatatatgtgttctttatattttatgattcatacatatatctatatatatactttttattttatgatagttacatacatatatatgtatatgcttacttatatatattctttatttaatattttaaaatatacatacatacatatatatatattataatgttattcactattattgtttcatttggtgttaatttatttatttatttgcatgctcattattatttttattttatttaggtgctttaattttatatttgtttatttacttttatttgttgatttcttttcattatatatttgccatcttatttatttatcttttcttattttgcttgTGTTATTTgcattatcattattatcattatcttACATTTTACTCGGatttatcaaaaacaaaaattttcaaataaggcaatgttttacgtttgggaaattcgagaaaacgtgccctaaggtgctgggtgtcgatttttctcattcaaccaaatggttaaatatccttttaaaaattttcaaataaggcaatgttttgcgtttgggaaattcgagacaacgtgccctaaggtgctgggtgtcgatttttctcattcaaccaaatggctaaatatccttttaaaaattttaaaataaggcaatgttttgca includes the following:
- the LOC105788580 gene encoding peptide methionine sulfoxide reductase A1, whose amino-acid sequence is MLRSLTLTTSSSSSSLVAKPFFSHSPKLPHSFSPPSLPFPQTRRSISLHTRPMNILKNLGFGANNKPSPSMEGSSIAQGPDDDVPAPGQQFAQFGAGCFWGVELAFQRVPGVTKTEVGYSQGFMHNPSYEDVCTGSTNHNEVVRVQYDPKECSFDTLLDVFWARHDPTTLNRQGNDVGTQYRSGIYFYTPEQEMAARESMEKQQKLLNRKIVSEILPAKKFYRAEEYHQQYLAKGGRFGFKQSAEKGCNDPIRCYG